The Stratiformator vulcanicus genome has a segment encoding these proteins:
- a CDS encoding protein kinase domain-containing protein has translation MSELKSRSDSATRMGRISDVCEQYRRLWKSGAPPSLSRFLGDLPDSEQPVLLSALLPIEFSMRRETNNVVDRAKYLREFPEYAHVINDFFRDEETRNFGEAGETTEPKTSGEISMPHTIGRYKIVRKIGEGGMGAVFLAYDPDLDRSIAIKVPHTEQFEADSIDRFRREARAAAGLQHPGICPVFDIGRFGNHDYIAMAFVDGDSLEAKLKKLPTPPSQLFVIKLTKAIADALVVAHSGGVVHRDLKPANIMLDPNGRPVIMDFGLAMRMHGEAGARTRSGQILGTPSYMSPEQVDGDPLRVGPAADVYGLGVILYRMLAGSVPFAGSLMAVLKQVANDQPRPLSEIRPDVDPDLAFLCMSMLEKSSGNRPQMVEVSSQLLRIGRSLASSARTIPPRERALAPRKLQRGEHPQSDPETSTSGSGVFNWNRLKWVAAGGMAFLFLLAAITIRFKTEDGEYVVQTDSNNAQIEFDGNAVSISDGETRSVIEFKPATAPDAAVPQENAEVAPSAPQPTPPKIEPHLPVQTSPETSPVEVSKDRPQSLPDVEPIWADSPKALTPPSDEANLARILTEKGALVGVTTGSSIPKWINAPDQIPSGKIQIVGLTLSRGLPHDTFAAAMSCPNLKYLSAGSVVLGDQTARLIGSARNLEMLDLQRSPISDDTIAAFSELKELATLNLGYTRMTAASAHILDNMPELTTLQLHQTQLGDAGAIHFRKLKKLERLYVDGTGMTDRAAEIISSLAQLQTLYVSSSSISDEGLRKLSELKKLRSLSLPLSGVSDEGVRSLAGHRNLESIELVGTSVTGKTFDVLAQVPLKRIQLRGCPVDSNGLGGLLRHADSLEMLGLFDTKLGEQDIPMLGKFKALKSLAVVYNNDRFTRGAESRLKAQLPGCRIE, from the coding sequence ATGTCCGAGTTGAAGTCGCGCTCAGATTCTGCAACGCGGATGGGGCGTATTTCCGACGTTTGCGAGCAGTACCGGCGGCTTTGGAAATCAGGCGCGCCCCCGTCGTTGAGCCGGTTCTTGGGCGACCTGCCGGACTCGGAGCAGCCGGTACTGTTATCGGCGCTGCTACCGATCGAGTTTTCAATGAGGCGTGAGACAAACAACGTAGTCGATCGAGCGAAATATCTGCGTGAGTTTCCGGAGTATGCTCATGTGATCAACGACTTCTTCCGCGATGAGGAGACGCGAAATTTTGGCGAAGCCGGAGAAACGACTGAGCCAAAGACGTCGGGCGAAATCTCGATGCCGCATACGATCGGTCGTTATAAGATCGTTCGAAAAATCGGTGAGGGCGGGATGGGCGCCGTCTTTCTGGCATACGATCCGGATCTGGATCGCTCGATTGCGATTAAAGTCCCGCACACTGAACAGTTCGAGGCCGATTCGATCGACCGGTTCCGGCGCGAAGCTCGAGCCGCGGCTGGTCTGCAACACCCCGGAATTTGTCCGGTGTTCGACATCGGTCGATTCGGCAATCATGACTACATCGCAATGGCCTTCGTCGATGGCGATTCGCTCGAAGCGAAGTTAAAGAAGTTGCCGACTCCGCCTTCACAGTTATTCGTGATCAAGCTCACGAAAGCAATCGCGGACGCTCTGGTCGTTGCTCACAGCGGGGGGGTCGTTCACCGGGACCTCAAACCCGCAAACATCATGCTCGACCCAAACGGTCGACCGGTCATCATGGACTTCGGCCTGGCAATGCGGATGCATGGCGAGGCCGGAGCCCGAACCCGCTCAGGCCAAATTCTTGGTACGCCGAGCTACATGTCGCCGGAACAGGTTGACGGCGATCCGTTACGGGTCGGACCGGCGGCGGACGTTTATGGGCTCGGAGTGATTCTCTATCGGATGTTGGCCGGCTCCGTCCCATTCGCCGGTTCGCTCATGGCGGTTCTGAAGCAGGTTGCAAACGACCAACCTCGCCCACTGAGCGAAATTCGTCCGGATGTCGATCCCGACTTGGCTTTCCTATGTATGTCGATGCTGGAAAAGTCGTCAGGTAATCGTCCGCAGATGGTGGAGGTGTCATCACAACTCTTGCGGATCGGTCGATCGCTTGCCTCGTCGGCACGAACGATACCGCCCCGCGAACGTGCGTTAGCGCCACGCAAACTTCAGCGCGGCGAGCATCCACAATCCGACCCTGAGACAAGTACCTCCGGTAGCGGGGTGTTCAACTGGAACAGGTTGAAGTGGGTCGCCGCCGGCGGGATGGCTTTTCTTTTTCTGCTCGCAGCGATCACGATTCGCTTCAAAACTGAAGACGGAGAATACGTCGTTCAAACCGATAGCAACAACGCCCAGATCGAATTCGACGGCAATGCCGTATCGATCAGCGATGGTGAAACGCGAAGCGTCATCGAGTTTAAGCCGGCGACCGCGCCCGATGCGGCGGTTCCTCAAGAGAACGCCGAAGTTGCGCCCTCGGCACCGCAGCCGACGCCGCCGAAAATTGAACCACACCTTCCGGTTCAAACGAGTCCCGAGACGTCACCGGTTGAGGTCTCGAAAGATCGTCCGCAATCCCTGCCGGATGTCGAACCCATTTGGGCGGATTCACCAAAAGCGCTGACTCCGCCGTCCGATGAGGCCAACCTGGCTCGCATCCTGACGGAGAAAGGTGCCCTTGTCGGCGTTACAACCGGTTCATCGATTCCGAAATGGATTAATGCACCCGATCAAATCCCTTCAGGCAAAATTCAGATCGTCGGGCTTACGCTAAGCCGCGGCCTGCCCCACGACACCTTCGCGGCCGCCATGTCGTGCCCGAACCTCAAGTACCTTTCGGCCGGTTCGGTCGTGCTCGGCGACCAGACTGCTCGGCTGATCGGGTCAGCTCGCAATCTGGAAATGCTCGATCTTCAACGTTCTCCGATTTCGGACGACACGATCGCGGCTTTTTCAGAGCTCAAAGAACTTGCGACTTTGAATCTCGGCTACACGCGGATGACCGCCGCATCGGCACACATCCTGGACAATATGCCGGAATTGACCACGCTCCAACTGCATCAAACGCAGTTGGGCGATGCCGGGGCGATCCATTTCCGAAAACTGAAGAAGCTGGAGCGACTCTATGTCGACGGCACCGGTATGACCGACCGGGCGGCGGAGATCATTTCGTCACTCGCGCAGTTACAAACGCTCTATGTTTCGAGTTCGTCAATCAGTGATGAGGGGCTTAGAAAACTGTCTGAATTGAAGAAGCTTCGCAGCTTGTCTTTGCCGCTGAGCGGAGTCTCAGACGAGGGGGTCCGATCACTGGCAGGGCATCGGAATCTCGAAAGCATCGAACTCGTGGGAACTTCCGTAACCGGCAAAACGTTCGACGTGCTTGCGCAAGTGCCGCTGAAGCGAATTCAACTTCGCGGCTGCCCCGTCGATTCGAACGGGCTCGGCGGACTGCTTCGGCACGCCGATTCGCTCGAGATGCTCGGCCTGTTCGATACGAAACTTGGCGAGCAGGACATTCCCATGCTGGGGAAGTTTAAGGCTCTGAAATCCCTCGCGGTCGTCTATAACAACGACCGGTTCACAAGAGGTGCCGAGTCTCGGCTGAAGGCACAGCTTCCCGGCTGTCGGATCGAGTGA
- a CDS encoding prepilin peptidase, translated as MNGDFWWWVGVAALFVFGTIAGRFCNRCVDRFERCELTGRGLREQLQSALFPEAYERTLWSAQRWFHHLPVIGRWLPGNPYRVQHWKSEARRTVVELLDGLLCVAVYWADTQWTPQPMTSGASVCLSPGGWRVACLVIGHVVLVQGLVIATFIDLSSMLIPDGSTVPFALFGVIFALLSGGTLLVPLYYYDPSIAAALGWSRGDPFAIGDLVVPTLLCPWPHLHALLASIAGIIAGAGVVWIVRIVGHWGLNREAMGFGDVMLMGMVGAFLGWQPVLAVFFVAPVFALAFVAVKLVLSAVCVLFRLPFRFDHEIPFGPWLSLGAIAMIVAWPLIWPAAERIFLLGPLLLPMAVAITAILAVLLRGMRLLKQLAGIDEDWLELEAWSSADQLQYDASRREQPGLRCEPPGDNWSLSRHNRRWRGKNT; from the coding sequence ATGAACGGCGATTTCTGGTGGTGGGTCGGAGTCGCTGCGCTGTTCGTATTCGGCACCATCGCCGGTCGATTCTGCAACCGTTGCGTCGATCGGTTCGAGCGGTGTGAACTAACCGGACGCGGCTTGCGAGAGCAACTTCAGTCGGCGCTGTTTCCCGAAGCGTACGAGCGGACGCTCTGGTCGGCTCAGCGTTGGTTTCATCATCTTCCTGTGATCGGTCGCTGGCTGCCCGGCAACCCTTACCGCGTGCAGCATTGGAAATCTGAGGCGCGGCGAACGGTCGTCGAATTACTCGACGGCCTCCTCTGTGTCGCGGTCTATTGGGCTGATACTCAGTGGACACCGCAGCCGATGACATCGGGGGCAAGCGTCTGTCTTTCTCCCGGCGGATGGAGAGTCGCCTGCCTCGTCATCGGACACGTCGTCCTCGTGCAAGGCCTCGTGATCGCGACGTTCATCGATCTGAGCAGCATGCTCATTCCCGACGGTAGCACCGTTCCCTTCGCGCTATTCGGCGTCATCTTCGCGCTGCTGTCGGGCGGAACGTTGTTGGTTCCGCTTTACTATTACGATCCGTCGATTGCCGCGGCGCTCGGGTGGAGTCGGGGCGATCCGTTTGCCATCGGCGACCTCGTCGTGCCGACGTTGCTGTGTCCGTGGCCGCATTTGCACGCGCTGCTCGCCTCAATTGCGGGAATCATCGCGGGGGCGGGGGTCGTGTGGATCGTTCGCATCGTCGGCCATTGGGGGCTCAATCGCGAGGCGATGGGCTTCGGCGATGTGATGCTGATGGGGATGGTGGGAGCCTTTCTTGGATGGCAGCCGGTGTTGGCGGTCTTCTTTGTCGCCCCGGTTTTTGCGCTGGCGTTTGTGGCCGTAAAGCTGGTCCTCTCGGCGGTCTGCGTTCTGTTCCGGCTCCCATTTCGCTTTGACCATGAAATTCCTTTTGGGCCGTGGCTCAGCCTCGGGGCGATCGCGATGATCGTCGCCTGGCCGCTCATCTGGCCCGCTGCCGAACGGATATTTCTGCTCGGTCCGCTGCTGCTGCCCATGGCGGTGGCAATCACGGCAATTCTCGCCGTGCTGCTCCGCGGAATGCGGTTGCTCAAACAACTCGCCGGGATTGATGAAGACTGGCTCGAACTCGAAGCGTGGAGTTCGGCCGACCAACTCCAATATGATGCTTCCCGCCGCGAGCAACCGGGCCTTCGCTGCGAACCCCCCGGCGACAACTGGAGTCTCTCCCGACACAACCGACGCTGGCGCGGAAAAAACACTTAA
- a CDS encoding DUF1214 domain-containing protein: MLGFRLCTITAICLAATAAASAGDVTVNLSNYIRAESDMQMKGYAAKASGVGKLYNFREMAPLKNQTTIRLNRDTLYSFGVYDLVEPITIHKPASPDRFQSLLVVDQDQYNPVLKNGPGKVTLTMADVGTRYILVVFRTFADPNDPADMKAAHELQDEIKIEQASVGELDLPDWDEASLVQTRNDINVLGKRLSDVSSGFGKRGEVNPIMHLIGTSMGWGGNPQRGAMYVNVTPEKNDGKTAYVLKMPKDVPVSAFWSITVYNKDGFISPNKFNAYSVNDVTAKKDSDGGVTIHFGGDSDSANYLPITDGWNYIVRLYMPQWEIIEGNWTPPAAQIVK; this comes from the coding sequence ATGCTTGGCTTTCGACTTTGCACAATCACGGCTATCTGTCTTGCGGCGACGGCAGCCGCCTCCGCCGGCGATGTGACCGTCAATCTCAGCAACTACATTCGTGCTGAGAGTGACATGCAGATGAAGGGCTACGCGGCAAAAGCGAGCGGCGTCGGCAAGCTTTACAACTTTCGCGAAATGGCTCCCCTTAAGAATCAGACCACCATTCGCCTGAATCGAGATACGCTCTACTCGTTCGGCGTGTATGACCTCGTCGAGCCGATCACAATTCATAAGCCGGCCTCACCGGACCGGTTTCAGTCATTACTTGTCGTCGATCAGGACCAGTATAACCCCGTCCTGAAGAACGGTCCGGGCAAGGTCACGCTGACCATGGCCGACGTGGGCACCCGGTATATCCTGGTCGTCTTCCGGACGTTCGCCGACCCGAATGATCCCGCAGATATGAAGGCCGCCCACGAACTGCAGGACGAGATCAAAATTGAGCAGGCCTCCGTCGGTGAATTGGACTTGCCCGACTGGGACGAAGCATCGCTGGTGCAGACTCGTAACGATATTAATGTCCTCGGCAAGCGATTGAGTGACGTTTCGAGTGGCTTTGGAAAACGCGGCGAAGTCAACCCGATCATGCACCTCATCGGCACCTCCATGGGCTGGGGCGGCAATCCCCAACGCGGTGCGATGTACGTCAATGTGACGCCTGAGAAGAACGACGGAAAAACAGCCTATGTCCTGAAAATGCCGAAGGATGTTCCGGTCTCGGCGTTCTGGTCGATCACCGTCTACAACAAAGACGGCTTCATCTCGCCGAACAAGTTTAATGCCTATTCTGTCAACGACGTCACCGCCAAAAAAGATTCCGATGGCGGCGTCACGATTCACTTCGGCGGCGACTCGGACAGTGCCAACTACCTTCCCATCACCGACGGGTGGAACTATATCGTGCGGCTATATATGCCGCAGTGGGAAATCATCGAAGGCAACTGGACCCCACCCGCTGCGCAGATCGTGAAGTAG
- the hisH gene encoding imidazole glycerol phosphate synthase subunit HisH: MISIVDYGMGNLRSVQKACEKVGAEARICSDPAELAGADKMILPGVGAFRDAIAALREQKLDRPVLDQIEADRPLLGICLGLQLLFDRSYEDGEYEGLGVIPGEVVRFQDVPGKVPHMGWNTLQAAGDDPLFAGIPDAAHFYFVHSYYVVPADDSVVAARTQYGPPFTSAIRRGNLFATQFHPEKSQAEGLHLLKNFAVM; the protein is encoded by the coding sequence ATGATCTCAATCGTCGATTACGGCATGGGCAATCTTCGCAGCGTGCAGAAAGCGTGCGAGAAGGTGGGAGCCGAGGCTCGCATCTGTAGCGACCCGGCGGAGCTTGCCGGGGCCGACAAGATGATCCTGCCCGGTGTCGGTGCGTTTCGTGATGCAATCGCCGCACTCCGCGAGCAAAAGCTCGATCGGCCCGTGCTCGATCAAATCGAAGCCGACCGACCGCTGCTCGGCATCTGCCTCGGTCTGCAACTGCTCTTCGACCGCAGCTATGAAGACGGTGAATACGAAGGCCTCGGCGTCATCCCCGGCGAGGTCGTCCGCTTTCAGGACGTCCCCGGCAAGGTTCCCCACATGGGCTGGAACACACTCCAAGCGGCCGGTGACGATCCCCTGTTCGCCGGCATCCCTGACGCCGCCCACTTCTACTTCGTGCATAGCTATTACGTGGTGCCCGCAGACGACTCGGTAGTCGCCGCCCGCACCCAATACGGCCCCCCTTTCACCAGCGCCATCCGCCGCGGCAACCTCTTCGCCACCCAATTCCACCCGGAGAAAAGCCAAGCCGAAGGCCTCCACCTGCTTAAAAACTTCGCAGTGATGTAG
- a CDS encoding DUF1559 domain-containing protein codes for MSPFNSRVSRRGFTLIELLVVIAIIAILIALLLPAVQQAREAARRSQCKNNLKQIGLALHNYHDNHGQFPPLWVFERDPSPVPDNNNDQAWAWNAFLLPFLEQSAIYQNLDVNTARPEDRATPDAAQVILPILMCPNEVDRSLGIADGPRLMSFNSVPIGRSNYVGNFGVTSPVSGGDSIYAMDGIMYANSSIGFRHVTDGASNTLAVGERMGCKGTSGDPAWAACDSGLIRNCSHMTGFNFLSGSVRINTPCSGQNLESYHTGGVNVLLCDGSTRFMSENIESKNDLAYTIAQSGGVLQKLQARNDGATVGDW; via the coding sequence ATGAGCCCTTTCAATTCAAGAGTCAGTCGTCGAGGATTCACGCTGATTGAGCTGCTGGTCGTGATCGCAATTATTGCGATCCTGATCGCACTGTTACTCCCCGCCGTTCAACAGGCTCGCGAAGCCGCGCGCAGGTCTCAATGCAAGAATAACCTGAAGCAGATTGGGCTCGCACTTCATAATTATCACGACAACCATGGGCAATTTCCGCCACTTTGGGTGTTCGAACGCGACCCGTCCCCGGTACCTGATAACAACAACGATCAGGCATGGGCATGGAACGCGTTCTTGCTTCCTTTTCTTGAACAATCGGCCATTTACCAAAACCTCGATGTCAATACGGCGCGGCCTGAAGACCGGGCAACGCCCGACGCGGCTCAGGTCATCCTGCCGATCCTGATGTGTCCGAACGAGGTTGACCGAAGCCTCGGAATTGCCGACGGGCCCCGCCTGATGTCATTCAATTCCGTTCCGATCGGGCGATCCAACTACGTCGGAAATTTCGGCGTAACATCCCCGGTCTCCGGCGGAGATTCAATTTACGCGATGGACGGAATCATGTACGCCAACAGCAGCATCGGCTTTCGACACGTGACCGACGGTGCCTCGAACACCCTTGCGGTCGGCGAACGGATGGGTTGTAAGGGAACTTCGGGTGACCCCGCATGGGCCGCTTGCGATTCCGGCTTGATTCGCAATTGTTCCCATATGACGGGGTTTAATTTTCTTTCGGGCAGCGTGAGGATTAACACGCCTTGCAGCGGCCAGAACTTGGAGAGCTACCACACGGGAGGCGTGAACGTCTTACTATGTGACGGCTCGACTCGCTTTATGAGCGAGAATATCGAAAGCAAGAATGACCTCGCCTACACGATCGCCCAGTCCGGCGGCGTGCTACAAAAATTGCAGGCTCGCAACGATGGTGCCACCGTCGGTGACTGGTAA
- a CDS encoding PAS domain-containing sensor histidine kinase — protein sequence MAETNSSEHRVAKRADSAHRLPENEQQFRQMADSLPLILWVHGPEGQPEFINRTYRQFFGVDLADLSIGSWRRKIHPDDVEDYSKAYDESLRARAEFHAEARFRTHDGRWRWLESWARPRFRDDGTFAGLVGTSADVTDRKQAEQTKSNAEQFARRAFNSVANFVGVLTPDGILIDVNEPALAVGDLSRDNVLGQPFWETFWWNYSPKIQAQLRESIDRARAGEILRYDVPVQISGAGRMWIDFQLAPLRNDAGDITHLIPSGMDITARYLAEERLKIAQEASTVGIFDYDVIGDELRWDEHSARIWGVGQNSVLNYEDFRSGLHPDDRTPTDAAVKRSMSPDSDGHYFAEYRVIHKSDGIMRWVAAYGRTFFEDGRPVRIVGTTQDITARKFQEVALSESEERFRLAADAVGGIIYEYDLGEGTAHRSSGLTEVLGFSPDEVPNTIDWWQQRVHPQDVPTFLQVLNNNESSERSETEYRIQHRDGSWVQVWDRSLVVFNQMGIPTKIFGSVVDITDLRQVEQQLKELNERLEELVSVRTAELKNRNEQLKKLAAELCTAEMRERDRLSQVLHDGLQQLLVAIKMHLTILENAAGSDADRVRSDLKAFIDEAIQSSRSLAHELSPPELNDDSLPEAMQWLASRFQSHYHFNVDVTCDEEHTAIPPEERLLLLSTIRELLLNAVKHSGTDRAAIHLSNGDDHRSITVEDKGKGFDPRIVEYGGEAGLGLRSVQQRIVAFGGAFEIDSAPGRGTKFLIRTPLKL from the coding sequence ATGGCTGAAACGAACAGCAGTGAACATAGAGTCGCCAAGCGCGCCGATTCCGCACATCGATTGCCTGAAAATGAGCAGCAGTTCCGTCAAATGGCGGACAGCCTGCCGCTGATCCTGTGGGTTCACGGGCCAGAGGGACAACCTGAGTTCATCAACCGAACGTATCGTCAGTTCTTCGGCGTTGATCTGGCCGATCTTTCCATCGGCTCGTGGCGGAGAAAAATTCATCCTGATGACGTCGAAGATTACAGCAAAGCGTACGACGAGAGCTTAAGAGCGAGAGCCGAGTTTCACGCTGAGGCACGATTCCGAACCCACGATGGTCGCTGGCGTTGGCTCGAATCATGGGCTCGGCCACGTTTCCGCGACGACGGAACATTTGCCGGGCTTGTCGGCACAAGTGCCGACGTGACCGATCGGAAGCAGGCCGAACAGACGAAGTCCAATGCCGAGCAATTCGCACGGCGAGCTTTTAATAGCGTCGCGAACTTCGTCGGCGTGCTGACGCCTGACGGAATCCTGATCGACGTCAACGAACCAGCACTGGCCGTCGGAGACTTGTCGCGAGACAACGTGCTCGGCCAACCATTCTGGGAAACTTTTTGGTGGAACTATTCGCCCAAGATCCAAGCGCAACTGCGCGAATCGATAGATCGAGCACGAGCTGGCGAAATCCTTCGCTACGATGTTCCGGTGCAAATTTCTGGCGCAGGCCGAATGTGGATCGACTTTCAACTCGCGCCACTTCGCAACGACGCGGGTGACATCACGCACCTGATTCCATCCGGAATGGATATCACGGCCCGCTATCTCGCCGAAGAACGGTTGAAGATCGCCCAGGAAGCCTCGACGGTCGGCATCTTTGATTACGACGTCATTGGCGACGAGCTACGATGGGACGAGCACTCGGCCCGCATTTGGGGCGTCGGCCAGAATTCTGTCCTCAACTACGAAGACTTTCGTAGCGGCCTGCATCCGGACGACCGAACGCCGACCGACGCAGCCGTAAAGCGTTCAATGAGTCCCGATAGTGACGGGCATTATTTCGCCGAGTATCGAGTCATTCATAAATCGGACGGAATCATGCGCTGGGTTGCGGCTTACGGGCGGACCTTCTTTGAGGACGGCCGTCCGGTTCGCATTGTGGGCACGACGCAGGACATCACCGCCCGCAAATTTCAGGAGGTCGCCCTTTCCGAAAGTGAAGAACGCTTCCGGCTCGCGGCCGATGCGGTCGGCGGGATTATTTATGAATATGACCTCGGCGAAGGTACGGCGCACCGCTCCTCCGGACTCACCGAGGTGCTTGGTTTTTCTCCCGACGAGGTTCCCAATACCATCGACTGGTGGCAGCAGCGGGTCCATCCGCAGGATGTCCCGACATTTCTTCAGGTGCTGAACAATAACGAGTCGTCCGAACGCAGCGAAACTGAATATCGGATTCAGCATCGTGACGGCAGTTGGGTGCAGGTGTGGGATCGGTCGCTCGTCGTCTTTAATCAAATGGGAATTCCGACAAAGATCTTCGGTAGCGTCGTGGATATTACGGATCTGCGGCAGGTCGAACAACAGCTCAAGGAATTGAATGAACGCCTTGAGGAACTGGTTTCGGTACGGACGGCCGAACTGAAAAACCGCAACGAACAGCTAAAGAAGCTCGCCGCCGAACTCTGCACTGCGGAGATGCGTGAACGCGATCGGCTTTCCCAGGTGCTGCACGATGGTCTGCAGCAGTTACTCGTCGCCATTAAGATGCATCTGACTATTCTCGAAAATGCCGCGGGTAGCGACGCCGACCGCGTGCGGTCAGATTTGAAAGCGTTTATCGACGAAGCGATCCAGTCATCGCGATCATTAGCGCACGAATTGAGCCCGCCGGAGTTAAATGATGATTCACTTCCGGAGGCGATGCAGTGGCTGGCCTCCCGTTTTCAGTCGCACTATCACTTCAACGTCGACGTCACTTGCGACGAGGAGCACACGGCTATTCCACCGGAGGAACGACTGCTGTTGCTTTCGACCATTCGAGAACTATTGCTGAACGCCGTCAAACATTCGGGAACGGACCGGGCCGCCATTCACTTAAGCAATGGCGATGACCATCGTTCTATTACGGTCGAAGATAAGGGCAAAGGCTTTGATCCCCGCATTGTAGAATATGGTGGCGAGGCCGGCCTCGGCCTGCGAAGCGTTCAGCAGCGAATTGTCGCATTCGGCGGTGCGTTCGAGATCGACTCCGCACCCGGTCGCGGCACGAAATTCCTGATCCGCACCCCGCTTAAGCTGTGA
- the hisA gene encoding 1-(5-phosphoribosyl)-5-[(5-phosphoribosylamino)methylideneamino]imidazole-4-carboxamide isomerase, protein MQILPAIDLRDGKCVRLQQGDYDRETVFGDDPAAMAKRWADEGAEILHVVDLDAAKAGTPTNLDAIRGIRAAIDIPMQLGGGIRNDESLKIVLDDLGVDRAIVGTAALKDPDWFRAAAERYPDRLVLGIDAKGGMVATEGWLDVSQTSALELAQQYVGSPLAAVVYTNIANDGMMQGIDEATVSDLCAMSDLGLPTIASGGVTDTTDIRRLALAEEEHPNLVGAIVGRALYEGTLTVRDAIIAAG, encoded by the coding sequence ATGCAAATCCTCCCCGCGATCGATCTCCGTGACGGCAAATGCGTTCGACTCCAGCAGGGCGATTACGACCGCGAAACGGTCTTCGGCGACGACCCGGCCGCGATGGCGAAACGCTGGGCCGACGAGGGAGCCGAGATCCTGCACGTCGTCGACCTCGACGCCGCCAAAGCGGGGACGCCGACGAATCTCGACGCGATCCGCGGCATTCGCGCGGCCATCGACATCCCGATGCAGCTCGGCGGCGGCATCCGCAATGACGAATCGCTGAAGATCGTGCTCGACGACCTGGGCGTCGATCGCGCGATCGTCGGCACCGCCGCGCTGAAGGACCCCGACTGGTTCCGAGCTGCAGCCGAGCGCTACCCCGACCGCCTCGTCCTCGGCATCGACGCCAAAGGGGGCATGGTCGCCACCGAGGGCTGGCTCGATGTGTCGCAAACGTCGGCGTTAGAACTCGCCCAGCAATACGTCGGCAGTCCGCTCGCCGCCGTCGTCTACACCAACATTGCCAACGACGGCATGATGCAGGGCATCGACGAGGCGACGGTGAGCGACCTGTGCGCGATGTCCGACCTCGGCCTCCCCACCATCGCCTCCGGCGGCGTCACCGACACCACCGACATCCGCCGCCTCGCACTGGCGGAGGAGGAGCATCCGAACCTAGTGGGGGCGATCGTCGGCCGGGCGTTGTACGAGGGGACGCTGACGGTGAGGGATGCGATTATCGCTGCGGGTTGA
- a CDS encoding shikimate kinase codes for MNETPGVITLIGYRGSGKSSIAPLLATRLGWTSVDADAEIERRAERSISQIFELEGESTFRELERQVMRDLLKSSAIIVAAGGGAAINDETRAEMKAAGEVVYLSATVDVLAGRIAGDESSPDRRPNLTGTGGRVEIVRMLSLREPIYRQAASLTVDVDELSPDQIADRIEMFLRKRRAVWFNA; via the coding sequence GTGAACGAAACCCCCGGCGTCATCACCCTCATCGGCTACCGCGGAAGCGGGAAGTCGAGCATTGCGCCGCTGTTGGCCACCCGGCTCGGATGGACCTCGGTCGACGCCGACGCCGAGATCGAACGACGGGCCGAACGGTCCATCTCTCAGATCTTCGAACTTGAAGGGGAGTCGACGTTCCGCGAACTCGAGCGGCAGGTCATGCGTGATCTGCTGAAGTCGAGCGCGATCATCGTGGCCGCAGGAGGAGGAGCCGCGATCAACGACGAGACCCGCGCTGAAATGAAAGCAGCGGGCGAAGTCGTCTATCTCTCCGCAACCGTCGACGTGCTTGCCGGGCGAATTGCCGGCGACGAATCGTCCCCCGACCGTCGGCCGAATCTGACCGGCACGGGGGGGCGCGTTGAGATCGTCCGTATGTTATCGCTGCGGGAGCCGATCTATCGGCAGGCGGCTTCCCTGACAGTCGATGTTGACGAACTGTCGCCCGACCAGATCGCCGATCGGATCGAGATGTTTCTCCGAAAACGCCGCGCCGTCTGGTTCAACGCATGA